A genome region from Acaryochloris thomasi RCC1774 includes the following:
- a CDS encoding carbohydrate kinase family protein, translating into MQNSPQVLCLGEVLWDCLADQLGRPFTEVKSWTPYPGGAPANVACALAKLGTTAGFIGCLGQDRWGQQLIELLDQHQVDRTGIQQREEPTRQVYVTRSEAGDRIFSGFGDHQTTDFADAYLQADALPESLFATADYLVMGTLALAYPETCGAIVQALRLAQKHRVKVWIDINWRPMFWPQPTLAKPMILDLLQQVQMLKLSEEEAQWLFNTTDPEQIAREYPQAGVLVTAGAKGCRYKISACCGHTEAFRVPVVDTTGAGDAFLAGFLHQCCARDFHYHGDFQDASLLKEMIRYASAVGALATLKPGAIASQPTAAEVQSFLDAHHRDSCRSSQLESS; encoded by the coding sequence GTGCAGAACAGTCCTCAGGTTCTCTGTTTAGGGGAAGTTCTGTGGGACTGCCTCGCCGATCAGCTAGGACGGCCCTTCACTGAAGTCAAATCTTGGACGCCCTACCCAGGTGGCGCACCTGCGAACGTTGCCTGCGCCCTGGCCAAGCTGGGAACAACGGCGGGTTTCATCGGGTGCCTGGGACAGGACCGCTGGGGGCAGCAATTGATAGAGCTGCTTGACCAACATCAGGTGGATCGAACGGGCATCCAGCAGCGGGAGGAGCCCACGCGCCAAGTCTACGTGACGAGATCAGAGGCAGGCGATCGCATCTTCTCGGGGTTTGGTGACCATCAAACCACCGACTTTGCCGATGCCTATCTACAGGCGGATGCCCTGCCTGAGTCTTTATTCGCAACGGCAGACTACCTCGTGATGGGCACCCTAGCGCTGGCCTATCCAGAGACCTGTGGCGCAATTGTTCAGGCGCTGCGGCTGGCCCAGAAGCACCGTGTCAAGGTTTGGATCGATATCAATTGGCGGCCGATGTTTTGGCCTCAGCCGACGTTAGCCAAACCCATGATTTTGGATCTGCTCCAGCAGGTCCAAATGCTAAAGCTGTCAGAGGAAGAAGCGCAGTGGCTTTTCAATACAACCGATCCAGAACAGATTGCCCGAGAATATCCGCAGGCGGGGGTGCTAGTCACGGCAGGGGCAAAAGGATGTCGGTATAAAATCTCGGCTTGCTGCGGCCACACAGAGGCCTTTCGAGTTCCCGTTGTCGATACGACAGGGGCAGGTGATGCTTTCTTAGCCGGTTTTCTGCATCAGTGCTGTGCGCGAGACTTTCATTATCATGGAGATTTCCAGGATGCCTCTCTGCTCAAGGAGATGATTCGATATGCTAGTGCTGTGGGTGCGCTGGCTACGCTCAAGCCAGGTGCGATCGCATCTCAGCCCACCGCAGCCGAAGTCCAATCGTTCCTAGACGCTCACCACCGTGATTCCTGTCGCTCATCCCAGCTTGAATCGTCTTGA
- the hemC gene encoding hydroxymethylbilane synthase, with translation MSAPSSTIRIGSRKSQLALVQTHWVQGELQRLYPDHTFEVCTMSTQGDNILDVALAKIGDKGLFTKELEVSMLKQETDLAVHSLKDLPTMLPEGLGLGVITERVDPADALVVHADYQEYKIETLPAGSVIGTSSLRRLAQLRYHYPHLEFKDIRGNLNTRLGKLDAGEYDGIILAVAGLQRLDFGDRIHQAIPAEISLHAVGQGALGIECREGDEEILSILQGLAHQPSTLRCLAERSFLRELEGGCQVPIGVNTSFEGDQLTLVGMVASLDGKRLIKDQVTGTDPEALGSELAAKVREQGAQEILDEIFAEARQNAQ, from the coding sequence ATGTCCGCCCCTAGCTCCACTATTCGTATTGGTTCCCGTAAGAGCCAACTGGCTTTAGTTCAGACACACTGGGTTCAAGGCGAACTCCAGCGACTTTATCCCGACCACACCTTTGAAGTCTGCACAATGAGCACGCAGGGCGACAATATCTTAGATGTAGCGCTGGCGAAGATTGGTGATAAGGGTCTGTTCACCAAGGAGCTAGAGGTTTCCATGCTCAAGCAGGAAACTGATTTGGCCGTTCACTCCCTCAAGGATTTACCCACAATGCTGCCTGAGGGGTTGGGATTGGGCGTAATTACCGAGCGCGTTGACCCCGCAGACGCTTTGGTGGTTCACGCCGACTATCAAGAATATAAAATTGAGACGCTACCGGCAGGCAGCGTGATTGGGACTTCTTCTTTACGGCGTTTGGCCCAGCTTCGCTACCATTACCCGCACTTGGAGTTCAAAGATATTCGGGGCAATCTAAACACGCGGCTCGGCAAGCTAGATGCCGGAGAGTATGACGGCATTATTTTGGCAGTGGCCGGTCTACAGCGCCTAGATTTTGGCGATCGCATCCATCAGGCCATCCCAGCAGAGATCTCGCTCCACGCCGTCGGCCAAGGCGCTTTGGGGATTGAATGTCGAGAGGGTGACGAAGAAATTTTGTCAATCTTACAGGGCTTAGCCCACCAGCCCAGTACGCTTCGCTGCCTTGCCGAACGCTCTTTTCTGCGAGAACTAGAGGGCGGCTGCCAGGTTCCCATTGGCGTCAACACCAGCTTTGAGGGCGATCAGCTAACGCTTGTGGGTATGGTGGCCAGCCTAGACGGTAAGCGATTGATCAAAGATCAGGTGACCGGTACCGATCCAGAAGCGCTGGGCAGTGAACTGGCAGCAAAGGTGCGGGAGCAGGGTGCTCAAGAGATCCTTGATGAGATCTTTGCTGAAGCCCGTCAAAACGCACAATAG
- a CDS encoding ShlB/FhaC/HecB family hemolysin secretion/activation protein encodes MQPASFSIILRLCQSYLLCFCCLGSTALAQTPPGPEAPGGIPDGLLPEDAPDELDRLNPILRPPLEPVPPRVLPREEPLPPPEELLPSPTPQAPPADLPGIPGQITVKAFRVVGSTVFTEAELAKVTEPFTNRPVTFAELLQARSAVTKFYVDNGYATSGAFIPADQVIEEDTVTIQVIEGSLEDIRITGNNRLNSSYVRRRLRRAGRSPLKVDRLLEALQLLQLDPLIDNLSAELSASAQPGLSLLEVAVTEADSFSVQVGLDNLRSPSIGSFQRQIQVEQLNLFGFGDAARLAYANTDGSNQVNVSYTVPVNASNGTVGVNFSQAWSRVIEEPFDLLSIRGVSRDLNVAYRQPILRRPNQEFALGLSFGRRESETSIADPLTGERIDFPFPGSGSDASGQTKVTELKFAQEFTKRDQKTVLALRSEFALGLDALGATDNLESPDGQFFLWRGQAQWVKRLAPDTLVLLRSNLQFADRPLPSLAQFGLGGGDSVRGFRQDLLLVDNGVFGSAEVRIPILRVARRQGILHVVPFIDVGYGSNIGEDRSIDGSNTLFAGGVGLRWQWNDRITARLDWGVPFTEVGTESSGFDNSRVFFSINATLF; translated from the coding sequence ATGCAACCTGCGTCGTTTTCGATCATTCTCCGACTTTGCCAAAGCTATCTGCTGTGCTTCTGTTGTCTTGGCAGCACCGCTTTGGCGCAAACGCCACCGGGGCCTGAAGCGCCAGGTGGAATTCCTGATGGCCTATTGCCTGAAGATGCACCTGACGAGCTAGATCGTCTCAACCCTATTCTACGCCCTCCACTGGAACCTGTGCCCCCTCGAGTATTGCCCCGAGAGGAGCCGCTCCCGCCTCCAGAGGAACTCCTGCCGTCACCTACGCCTCAAGCCCCTCCGGCAGATTTACCTGGAATCCCTGGGCAGATCACGGTTAAAGCCTTCCGCGTTGTGGGCAGTACTGTTTTTACTGAGGCTGAGCTAGCTAAGGTAACGGAGCCGTTTACGAACCGTCCGGTCACTTTTGCGGAGTTATTACAGGCTCGGTCAGCCGTTACCAAGTTTTATGTGGATAATGGCTACGCTACGTCGGGGGCTTTTATCCCGGCTGATCAGGTGATTGAAGAAGATACCGTCACTATTCAAGTGATTGAAGGTTCCCTTGAAGATATTCGCATCACGGGCAACAATCGCCTGAACTCCAGCTATGTCAGACGGCGTCTGCGGCGAGCGGGACGGTCCCCACTGAAGGTTGATCGCCTGTTGGAGGCGCTGCAGCTCCTGCAGCTTGACCCTTTGATTGATAATTTGTCGGCTGAGCTGTCGGCCAGTGCCCAACCCGGTTTAAGTTTGCTCGAGGTGGCGGTCACGGAGGCCGATAGTTTCAGTGTGCAAGTTGGGCTAGATAACTTGCGATCTCCCAGCATTGGCAGCTTCCAGCGCCAAATTCAGGTGGAGCAGCTCAATCTATTCGGGTTCGGGGATGCAGCTCGCTTGGCCTATGCCAACACCGACGGCAGTAATCAAGTGAATGTCAGCTACACCGTTCCGGTCAATGCTAGCAACGGCACGGTGGGCGTAAATTTCAGTCAAGCTTGGAGCCGAGTGATTGAAGAACCCTTTGATCTGCTCAGTATTAGGGGCGTATCGCGAGATCTCAATGTGGCCTATCGCCAGCCTATTTTGCGTCGGCCCAACCAAGAGTTTGCCCTAGGTCTGAGCTTTGGCCGCCGTGAAAGCGAGACTTCCATTGCAGATCCTTTGACCGGGGAACGCATTGATTTTCCGTTTCCTGGCTCTGGTTCTGACGCGTCTGGGCAGACAAAGGTGACGGAGCTTAAGTTTGCTCAAGAATTTACAAAACGCGATCAAAAGACGGTGCTGGCTCTGCGGTCTGAGTTCGCGCTGGGACTCGATGCTTTGGGGGCGACGGATAACCTAGAGTCTCCCGACGGGCAGTTTTTTCTCTGGCGGGGACAGGCCCAATGGGTGAAACGTCTTGCGCCTGACACCTTGGTGCTGCTGCGATCTAATCTTCAGTTTGCAGATCGCCCTCTGCCCTCTCTGGCGCAGTTTGGCTTGGGCGGCGGAGATAGCGTGCGCGGCTTCCGGCAGGATTTATTGTTGGTAGACAATGGTGTTTTTGGGTCTGCTGAGGTTCGAATCCCTATTCTGAGGGTTGCTAGGCGGCAGGGGATTCTTCATGTTGTTCCGTTTATCGATGTTGGATATGGTTCGAATATCGGAGAAGACCGCAGTATTGACGGCTCGAATACTCTGTTTGCGGGGGGTGTGGGTCTACGCTGGCAGTGGAACGATCGCATCACTGCGCGATTAGATTGGGGTGTACCGTTTACGGAGGTGGGAACAGAGTCGAGTGGTTTTGACAACAGCCGCGTGTTCTTTTCGATCAACGCGACCTTATTCTGA
- a CDS encoding 4-hydroxy-3-methylbut-2-enyl diphosphate reductase, with protein sequence MDTKAFKRSLHQSEQYHRRGFGHEAAVTDLLHREYNSNLIQQIREQNYFLQRGEVTIHLAESFGFCWGVERAIALAYETRRQFPTERIWITNEIIHNPSVNQNLRDMNVDFIPVLETGEKDFSVVEGNGDVVILPAFGASVQEMQLLNDKGCTIMDTTCPWVSKVWNSVEKHKKGDYTSIIHGKYKHEETIATSSFADKYLVVLNLEEAQYVADYILDPAGRRQEFLDKFASAHSVGFDPDIDLVRVGVANQTTMLKGETEQIGKLFERTMMRKYGPAEVNQHFLSFNTICDATQERQDAMFELVDQPLDLMMVIGGFNSSNTTHLQEISIERDIPSYHIDSAARLGPGNRIEHQPLNQDLTVTEGWLPDGPIVVGVTSGASTPDKVVSDVVEKIFELKNKTVELVSNA encoded by the coding sequence ATGGATACTAAGGCCTTTAAGCGATCCCTTCATCAGTCTGAGCAGTACCATCGCCGAGGATTTGGCCATGAGGCGGCGGTCACCGATCTGCTGCACCGTGAATATAACAGCAATCTGATTCAACAGATCCGAGAGCAGAACTATTTTCTCCAGCGAGGAGAGGTCACCATTCACCTGGCAGAGTCCTTCGGTTTTTGTTGGGGTGTCGAACGTGCGATCGCACTAGCCTACGAGACTCGCCGTCAGTTTCCCACCGAACGGATCTGGATCACCAACGAAATTATTCATAACCCTTCCGTTAATCAGAACCTGCGTGACATGAACGTGGACTTCATTCCGGTACTGGAAACAGGAGAGAAAGATTTCTCTGTCGTAGAAGGCAATGGTGACGTTGTGATTCTGCCCGCCTTCGGTGCCAGCGTTCAAGAGATGCAGTTGCTCAACGATAAAGGCTGCACAATCATGGATACCACCTGCCCGTGGGTGTCTAAAGTCTGGAACTCTGTAGAAAAGCATAAAAAAGGGGACTACACCTCCATTATCCACGGCAAATATAAGCACGAAGAAACCATTGCTACTAGCTCCTTTGCCGATAAATATCTGGTGGTCCTTAACCTAGAAGAAGCGCAGTACGTTGCCGATTATATTTTGGATCCAGCAGGGCGTCGTCAAGAATTCCTTGATAAATTTGCCAGTGCTCACTCCGTTGGCTTTGACCCTGATATCGACTTAGTGCGGGTGGGGGTTGCCAACCAAACCACGATGCTCAAAGGGGAAACTGAGCAGATCGGGAAGCTGTTTGAGCGCACCATGATGCGCAAGTATGGTCCCGCTGAAGTCAATCAGCATTTCTTGAGCTTTAACACCATCTGTGACGCCACACAGGAGCGTCAGGATGCCATGTTTGAACTCGTAGATCAGCCCCTTGACTTGATGATGGTGATTGGGGGGTTCAACTCCTCTAACACCACTCACCTCCAAGAGATTTCAATCGAGCGAGATATTCCCTCCTATCACATCGATAGTGCGGCTCGGCTCGGTCCTGGCAATCGCATTGAGCATCAACCCCTCAATCAAGACCTAACGGTTACAGAGGGCTGGCTACCAGACGGCCCCATTGTTGTGGGCGTCACGTCTGGAGCCTCGACCCCCGACAAGGTGGTCTCAGATGTTGTTGAGAAAATCTTTGAGCTTAAAAATAAAACTGTAGAGCTGGTTTCAAACGCCTGA
- a CDS encoding pentapeptide repeat-containing protein: MTNIVKKAVLLVMMVLLWSLPMGEASADQISLTPVSRAAIKNIQVLRKDANCEGCDLEGIRLRKENLQGANLQEAKLKNATFTLSDLSNANLEGANLQSLKIEESTLAAANLANTNLATANLNGADLSDVNLSGANLRGATLNGTNLKGANLEGALLRATNLRGAQVDLADLERAILCNTVMPDGFLRSRDCGS; this comes from the coding sequence ATGACGAACATTGTGAAAAAAGCTGTGTTGCTAGTAATGATGGTTTTGCTGTGGAGCTTGCCGATGGGGGAAGCCAGCGCCGATCAGATCAGCCTGACCCCCGTCTCTCGGGCCGCGATTAAAAACATTCAAGTCCTGCGCAAAGACGCCAATTGCGAAGGCTGTGATCTCGAAGGCATCCGGCTCCGCAAAGAGAATCTGCAGGGGGCCAACCTACAGGAGGCAAAACTCAAGAATGCCACGTTTACGCTCAGTGATTTAAGCAATGCCAATCTAGAGGGCGCAAATCTGCAAAGCCTCAAAATCGAAGAGTCAACCTTAGCTGCCGCAAATCTTGCCAACACAAATCTTGCCACCGCCAACCTCAATGGGGCAGATCTAAGTGACGTTAATTTAAGCGGTGCGAATTTACGAGGGGCAACTCTAAACGGCACGAACCTCAAAGGCGCAAACCTCGAGGGTGCATTGCTCAGAGCCACAAATCTCAGGGGTGCCCAGGTCGATTTAGCCGACCTTGAGAGAGCCATACTCTGCAATACAGTGATGCCAGACGGCTTTTTGCGTTCCCGTGACTGTGGCTCTTAG
- a CDS encoding amino acid permease gives MSRLFSNLEFRQDGLKHRPGSQWGCTALIAGTTVGAGILALPAVTVGAGVIPSTVMLLGVWLYALAAALLIVEVNVQTLCVVGRPGLGLLAMIDSTLGKAMAWTAAVAYLFLHYALLVAYAAQGGDILVTALQPLVSLSFPTWMGILGFTLPLGSFVCWGRTGWVETFNSILVGLILCSFFGLLLFGVRLADPSQVQLQHWQLAPPAVSVMLVALFYHNVIPVVTTRLEGDIRKIRQSIVVGSAIPLAMFLLWNAVILCCIVPDGLQDSLFDPLMVLQRQYRGAALGDLIAVFSVVAIATSFIGFTYGLLDLFQDLWSAEAPRLPLYALTLIPTLSLATLNPAIFFTALDYVGTFSITILGGIFPTVMAWKQRRQAPNAPDLLPGGNFSLALMLLCSTTVIATHLLSSPL, from the coding sequence ATGAGTCGTCTATTCTCAAATCTTGAGTTCCGCCAAGATGGCCTGAAGCATCGACCCGGCAGTCAATGGGGTTGCACCGCTCTGATTGCGGGAACCACGGTGGGGGCCGGGATTTTGGCGCTACCTGCGGTGACGGTGGGGGCGGGCGTGATTCCGTCTACGGTGATGCTGCTCGGAGTGTGGCTCTATGCCTTAGCGGCGGCCTTACTAATTGTGGAGGTGAATGTACAGACTCTTTGCGTTGTGGGTCGTCCAGGGCTGGGGCTGTTGGCGATGATTGACTCTACCCTGGGCAAGGCAATGGCCTGGACTGCAGCGGTCGCCTATCTATTTCTGCACTATGCCCTACTGGTGGCCTATGCGGCTCAGGGCGGCGATATTCTCGTCACTGCGCTTCAGCCTCTTGTGTCGTTGTCTTTCCCCACTTGGATGGGGATTTTGGGGTTTACGCTTCCCCTCGGTAGTTTCGTGTGCTGGGGGCGAACGGGTTGGGTTGAGACCTTCAATTCGATCCTGGTGGGTCTGATTCTCTGCTCATTTTTCGGCTTGCTGTTGTTCGGAGTGCGGCTGGCGGATCCGAGTCAGGTCCAGCTCCAGCACTGGCAGCTTGCCCCTCCTGCTGTTTCAGTGATGCTGGTGGCGCTGTTCTATCACAACGTGATCCCGGTGGTGACCACTCGCTTAGAGGGAGACATTCGCAAGATTCGTCAGTCCATTGTCGTGGGATCTGCTATCCCCTTGGCAATGTTCCTGTTGTGGAATGCCGTGATTCTTTGCTGCATTGTGCCCGATGGCCTTCAAGATAGTCTGTTTGATCCGTTGATGGTGCTGCAGAGGCAGTATCGTGGTGCCGCTCTGGGGGATTTGATTGCGGTTTTTTCAGTGGTTGCGATCGCAACCTCCTTTATTGGCTTCACCTACGGACTCCTCGATCTTTTTCAAGATCTGTGGTCAGCAGAAGCGCCTCGTCTACCGCTATATGCACTGACCCTGATCCCCACTCTCAGCCTAGCCACCTTGAATCCCGCTATCTTTTTTACCGCCCTCGACTATGTTGGCACCTTCAGTATTACGATTTTGGGCGGTATCTTCCCCACCGTGATGGCCTGGAAGCAGCGGCGGCAGGCCCCAAATGCCCCCGACCTGCTCCCCGGTGGGAACTTCAGCCTAGCTTTGATGCTGCTCTGTTCCACCACTGTGATTGCCACCCACCTGCTCAGCTCCCCTCTCTGA
- a CDS encoding rubredoxin, with product MSSETKTNTSLKRYECKSCGYVYEPKEGDSRRDIPVGTPFEELPEDWTCPVCRAETKQFMDIGSVGAPSGFQENLGYGIGVNSLTPGKKNLLIFSVLGLLALFLLSFYSLG from the coding sequence ATGTCTAGTGAGACAAAAACCAACACTTCCCTAAAGCGCTATGAGTGCAAGTCTTGCGGCTACGTTTACGAACCCAAGGAAGGCGATAGTCGGCGCGATATCCCGGTGGGGACACCCTTTGAAGAACTCCCTGAAGACTGGACTTGCCCCGTCTGTCGGGCCGAGACCAAGCAGTTTATGGATATTGGATCAGTGGGCGCCCCCTCAGGTTTTCAAGAGAACCTTGGCTATGGCATCGGCGTCAATTCGCTGACGCCCGGTAAAAAAAATCTACTCATCTTTAGCGTATTGGGTCTCTTGGCTTTGTTCTTGCTAAGCTTCTATAGCCTAGGCTAA
- a CDS encoding photosynthesis system II assembly factor Ycf48, translated as MRSILKFLQRTTMLLAAVVLCAACQSLPAVETLSWEPVTLPTEASPLDVDFISDDHGWLVGSESTLLETFDGGKSWEPRSLELGDSEYRLTSISFSGDEGWIAGEPALLLHTTDGGKSWSKIGLSAKLPGIPKVITALGRDSVEMATDQGAIYESNDGAQHWDAKVIESVGITRNIRRSPGGQYVAVSERGNYYSIWQPGMRAWEPYNRNDSRKLQRMGFDTNNQLWMLSRGGQIQLSEGTPFGGEEEWSEPIRPNSGGIGLLDLAYRTPNELWASGGSGTLLRSTDNGETWEQDVTVDNIPSSLFKVIFVSPERGFITGQSGVLLRYIGGNSQAA; from the coding sequence ATGCGATCGATACTGAAATTTTTACAACGAACGACAATGCTGCTGGCAGCCGTTGTGCTCTGTGCTGCCTGTCAGTCTCTGCCCGCGGTTGAGACATTGTCCTGGGAGCCCGTGACCCTGCCCACAGAGGCCAGTCCTTTGGACGTTGACTTCATCTCCGACGATCACGGTTGGCTGGTGGGAAGCGAATCAACCCTGCTGGAGACCTTCGACGGCGGCAAGTCTTGGGAACCTCGCTCCCTCGAGCTAGGAGATTCTGAGTATCGATTGACGTCTATCAGCTTTTCTGGTGACGAAGGCTGGATTGCTGGTGAGCCTGCACTCTTGCTGCACACCACTGACGGCGGTAAATCCTGGTCAAAGATTGGCCTGAGCGCCAAGCTGCCGGGTATTCCTAAGGTTATTACAGCTCTGGGGCGTGACTCTGTTGAAATGGCTACCGATCAGGGCGCAATTTACGAGTCCAATGATGGTGCTCAGCACTGGGATGCCAAAGTGATCGAGTCGGTGGGAATCACCCGCAACATTCGCCGCTCACCTGGCGGTCAGTATGTTGCCGTCTCAGAACGCGGCAACTACTACTCTATCTGGCAACCCGGCATGAGAGCCTGGGAGCCTTACAATCGTAACGATTCGCGCAAGCTGCAGCGCATGGGCTTTGACACCAATAATCAGCTTTGGATGCTCAGTAGAGGCGGTCAGATTCAGCTCAGCGAAGGGACACCCTTCGGTGGCGAAGAAGAATGGAGCGAACCCATTCGTCCGAACTCAGGCGGGATCGGCCTTCTTGATCTAGCCTATCGGACCCCCAATGAACTCTGGGCTTCGGGGGGCAGCGGCACGCTGTTGCGCAGTACCGATAACGGCGAGACTTGGGAGCAAGACGTGACGGTTGATAACATTCCTAGCAGTCTCTTTAAGGTGATCTTTGTTTCCCCTGAGCGCGGGTTTATTACCGGGCAGTCCGGCGTCCTGCTGCGCTATATTGGCGGAAATTCCCAAGCGGCTTAG
- the psbE gene encoding cytochrome b559 subunit alpha, which translates to MAGSTGERPFGDIVTSIRYWIIHTVTIPALFIAGWLFVQTGLAYDVFGTPRPDEYFTQARQEVPLVSDRYEGKQQINEFTKGL; encoded by the coding sequence TTGGCTGGCTCAACTGGAGAAAGACCTTTCGGAGATATTGTTACCAGTATTCGTTACTGGATTATTCATACCGTCACGATCCCCGCGTTGTTTATTGCGGGTTGGTTGTTCGTGCAGACAGGTTTAGCCTACGACGTGTTCGGCACACCTAGGCCTGATGAATACTTTACTCAAGCTCGTCAAGAGGTTCCCTTGGTCTCAGACCGCTATGAAGGGAAGCAACAGATTAACGAATTTACAAAGGGACTTTAA
- the psbF gene encoding cytochrome b559 subunit beta — MTSRLKEPVSYPVFTVRWLAVHTLGVPSTFFLGAIAAMQFIQR, encoded by the coding sequence ATGACAAGTAGACTAAAAGAACCCGTTTCTTACCCTGTATTCACCGTTCGATGGTTAGCGGTCCATACATTAGGGGTGCCTTCCACATTTTTCTTGGGTGCGATCGCAGCCATGCAGTTTATTCAGCGATAG
- a CDS encoding photosystem II reaction center protein L yields MATPNPNRQPVELNRTSLFLGLLLVFVLSLLMSSYFFN; encoded by the coding sequence ATGGCGACACCAAATCCCAATCGACAGCCCGTAGAGCTAAACCGAACGTCTCTCTTCCTTGGCTTGTTGCTTGTTTTCGTTCTGTCTTTGCTCATGTCGAGCTACTTTTTCAACTAA
- a CDS encoding photosystem II reaction center protein J, translated as MFEDGKLPLWLVGTIVGTGLITIMGIFFYGAYAGIGSSM; from the coding sequence GTGTTCGAAGATGGAAAACTGCCCTTATGGCTAGTAGGTACCATTGTGGGAACTGGCCTCATTACAATTATGGGTATCTTCTTTTACGGTGCCTATGCTGGAATTGGCTCTTCAATGTAG
- a CDS encoding photosystem I reaction center subunit VIII, translating to MLSDILPSIMVPLVCLVGFTVSMAAFFYYVEGDAA from the coding sequence ATGCTCAGTGATATTCTCCCCAGCATTATGGTTCCATTGGTTTGCCTGGTTGGTTTTACCGTATCAATGGCTGCTTTCTTCTACTACGTTGAAGGAGACGCGGCGTAG
- the bioD gene encoding dethiobiotin synthase, giving the protein MSTLLISGSDTDAGKTVVTSALLAYQQKYLAHQRWAICKPLQSGMGDGEHYQRSFELTQPLETVNPLRFQEPLAPPIAALQEGKTIDLGLAWQTLQMLQQSHEQVLLEGVGGLGSPLTRELTVADLARDWRLPTVLVIPVRLGAIGQAVANVALARQAGVTLRGIVLNCVEPRTAEQIANWAPIDLLQALTQVPILGMLPYLEDWSNLDRLAVAAKQLNLELLLSKTSMPTAIAGV; this is encoded by the coding sequence TTGTCCACGTTATTGATTAGCGGTAGCGATACCGATGCTGGCAAAACTGTTGTCACCTCTGCACTATTGGCTTACCAGCAAAAGTATCTAGCTCATCAGCGCTGGGCTATCTGTAAGCCTTTGCAGTCAGGGATGGGGGATGGTGAACATTACCAGCGTTCCTTTGAGCTGACTCAACCTTTAGAGACCGTCAACCCTCTGCGTTTTCAGGAGCCGTTGGCTCCTCCCATTGCAGCGCTGCAGGAGGGCAAGACTATTGATTTAGGTTTGGCTTGGCAAACGCTACAGATGCTGCAGCAGTCTCATGAGCAGGTGCTGCTTGAAGGGGTGGGCGGTCTGGGGTCGCCCCTCACGCGAGAATTGACCGTGGCTGATCTGGCTCGGGATTGGCGACTGCCGACTGTGCTGGTGATTCCAGTGCGGCTGGGGGCTATTGGTCAGGCGGTTGCGAATGTAGCGCTGGCTCGCCAGGCGGGTGTTACCCTGCGCGGCATTGTGCTCAACTGCGTGGAACCGAGAACGGCTGAGCAGATTGCGAACTGGGCGCCCATTGATTTACTGCAGGCTTTGACCCAGGTGCCAATCTTAGGGATGCTGCCTTATCTTGAGGATTGGTCGAACCTTGATCGGTTGGCGGTGGCTGCAAAACAGCTGAATCTAGAGCTTTTGCTCTCTAAGACTTCTATGCCCACCGCCATCGCTGGAGTCTGA